Proteins from one Garra rufa unplaced genomic scaffold, GarRuf1.0 hap1_unplaced_159, whole genome shotgun sequence genomic window:
- the LOC141316766 gene encoding rap guanine nucleotide exchange factor 2-like isoform X2 gives MTTSQSRSSIASDSGSSSLSDIYQATESECGDMDLSGLPETAVDSDEDDDDEDVGRGTDPLMSRDIVRDCLEKDPMDRTDDDIEQLLEFVQQLPAFASLSVSVRRELCAVMVFAVVERAGTIVLNHGEELDSWSVILNGAVEVIYSDGGSESVCMGGSFGVSPSMEKQLMTGVMRTKVDDCQFVCIAQQDYCCILNQVEQNTQRVEEEGEIVMVKEHRELDRTGTRKGHIVVKGTAERLMQHLVEDHSVVDPTYIEDFLLTYRTFLPSPLILGQRLLDWFNDPSLRDKVTRVVLLWVNNHFSDFEGDPDMTSFLEEFQSNLEREKMTGQLRLLNIACAAKAKPRVITINRPAREMPLPFTLIGGAERGTRLFISSVEVGSKAEEAGLKRGDQILEVNGQTFENVQLSKATEILKNNTQLCMSVKTNLLVFKELVARVAEERKNGVPHLPKIGDGKKNSRYSVPELGAGSDVIGQEKVSKKVKAHTVGGRNKLMKILDKTRMSILPQKPYSDLGLGQTQDDSIVGLRQNKQTQPTMAVSGNLSSSNPDLAQGQQRIIDYSTQPPAPGFTQLQDQVLRVFKADQQSRYFLINRDTTAREAANQAMREFGLTVSPEAYSLCEVSVTQEGVIKQRRLPDQLSKLADRIQLSARYYLKSNMETETLCSDVEAQEMQRESVVPLLSLSSMEIANQLSARNYLLFSSIEPTDYISDLFKLHPQEPPTNLRNFEGLVNQETFWVAIEIVLETNLAKRVKIIKHFIKIALHCRDCKNFNSMFAIISGFNLAPVSRLRSTWERLPGKYEKLLAELQDVFDPSRNMAKYRNLLNKHNLQPPVIPLFPVIKKDLTFLHEGNNSKVDGLVNFEKLRMIAREIRHVVRMASITMDPALLFKTRKKKWRSLGSLSQVSSSSLSDIGTMGGKRKGRRSSFLSAKKLYEVEMMSRRVRQYLDTHSHESDEDKLHELSLHCEPANSSTLKNSGERRRVDVSPVGQRSTTPQQSNGNHSRKKSLSKDLPPFEGRDRQRKPPEDSQSNTSSLLSSPRTSPHTTPRKAPQLVVSEASDQLSLLSSSSSDLIMVDDHTHTQPHTLAHPLSTHRAEPDQISLGSYSLTQDQCDRASLDAADSGRGSWTSCSSGSHDNIQSIPQRVGYYDNRSWETLSEGMGRSHATTPTGYWGDELEGDTGTIKRRGGKDETPNTNKTTPSRREGRFREPPPTPPGYTALSLAESDTHSHAHGRRPPDYTAALQRSRFLKRSCDPPPLHPSSRLPAYNHCQSPRRTQPEETEQISAV, from the exons ATGACTACCAGCCAATCACGTTCCAGCATCGCCAGCGATTCAGGAAGTAGCAGCCTATCAGATATTTACCAG GCCACTGAAAGTGAATGTGGAGACATGGATCTGAGTGGGCTTCCTGAAACAGCGGTTGACTcggatgaggatgatgatgacgAGGACGTAGGAAGGGGAACGGACCCTCTTATGAGTCGAGATATCGTGAGAGACTGTCTAGAGAAAGATCCTATGGAccgtacagatgatgacattg AGCAGTTGCTGGAGTTTGTACAGCAGCTTCCGGCATTTGCCAGTCTGAGTGTTTCGGTGCGGAGGGAGCTCTGTGCCGTCATGGTGTTTGCGGTCGTGGAGAGGGCCGGAACTATCGTGCTTAACCACGGTGAAGAG cTGGACTCATGGTCAGTCATTCTGAATGGAGCAGTAGAGGTGATCTATTCAGACGGCGGCAGTGAGAGTGTGTGTATGGGTGGAAGTTTTGGTGTCTCCCCTTCTATGGAGAAACAGCTGATGACTGGAGTCATGAGGACCAAAGTGGACGATTGTCAG tttgtgTGTATTGCCCAGCAGGACtactgctgcattctgaatcaggTTGAGCAAAACACACAGCGTGTGGAAGAGGAAGGAGAAATCGTCATGGTAAAAGAACACAGAGAACTCGACCGGACAGGCACCCGCAAGGGACACATTGTTGTCAAG GGTACTGCTGAAAGGCTGATGCAGCACTTAGTGGAGGATCATTCAGTTGTCGACCCTACCTATATTGAGGACTTCCTGTTGACCTATCGTACCTTCTTGCCTAGTCCTCTGATTTTGGGACAGAGACTTCTGGATTGGTTCAATGACCCCAGTTTACGGGACAAG GTAACTCGAGTTGTGTTGTTATGGGTTAACAATCACTTTAGTGACTTTGAAGGAGATCCTGATATGACCAGTTTTTTGGAGGAGTTCCAGAGCAATCTGGAAAGGGAG AAAATGACAGGTCAGTTGCGGTTGCTCAACATAGCTTGTGCTGCTAAAGCCAAACCCAGAGTCATTACTATAAATAGGCCTGCTCGAGAGATGCCCCTGCCCTTCACACTTATTGGAGGAGCCGAACGAGGAACGCGTCTCTTTATCAGCAGCGTTGAAGTTGGTAGCAAAGCAGAGGAAGCAGGGCTTAAACGTGGAGACCAG ATATTGGAGGTGAATGGGCAGACGTTTGAGAATGTGCAGTTGTCCAAAGCAACTGAAATTCTCAAAAACAATACGCAGCTCTGTATGAGTGTCAAAACCAACCTCCTGG TCTTCAAGGAGCTGGTGGCCAGGGTAGCAGAGGAAAGAAAAAACGGTGTTCCTCATCTTCCAAAGATTGGTGATGGAAAGAAAAATAGCCGTTATTCTGTACCTGAACTTGGGGCTGGTTCTGATGTAATAGGTCAAGAAAAAGTCAGCAAGAAGGTCAAAGCACATACTGTTGGCGGCCGAAACAAACTCATGAAGATTCTAGACAAGACACGCATGAGCATCCTACCTCAGAAACCTTACAG TGACCTCGGGTTAGGGCAGACTCAGGATGACAGCATTGTGGGATTACGGCAGAACAAACAGACTCAGCCCACTATGGCAGTCAGTGGAAATCTTTCATCCAGTAACCCTGACCTGGCCCAAGGCCAACAACGTATTATTGACTACAGTACACAACCACCAG CACCTGGATTTACTC AATTGCAAGACCAGGTGCTGCGTGTTTTCAAGGCAGACCAGCAAAGTCGTTACTTCCTGATCAATAGGGACACCACAGCAAGAGAGGCAGCCAATCAGGCGATGAGAGAGTTTGGCTTGACTGTAAGTCCTGAAGCCTATTCGCTCTGCGAGGTGTCAGTCACACAGGAGGGAGTTATCAAACAGAGACGACTACCTGATCAACTGTCTAAACTGGCTGATAGGATACAGCTGAGTGCCAG GTACTACCTGAAGAGCAACATGGAGACAGAGACACTGTGTTCGGATGTGGAAGCACAGGAGATGCAGCGAGAATCTGTGGTCCCTTTGTTGTCCTTGAGCTCCATGGAAATAGCCAATCAGCTGTCGGCACGAAACTATCTGCTCTTCTCCAGCATCGAACCAACAGATTACATCAGTGACCTCTTCAAGCTTCATCCACAAGAGCCTCCCACCAACTTGCGCAACTTTGAGGGTCTTGTAAACCAGGAGACCTTCTGGGTTGCCATAGAAATAGTACTAGAAACCAACCTGGCCAAAAGAGTGAAGATCATCAAGCACTTTATAAAGATTGCCCTTCACTGCCGTGACTGCAAGAACTTCAACTCCATGTTCGCTATAATCAG TGGGTTCAATCTAGCGCCTGTTTCTCGGTTGAGATCTACATGGGAACGGTTGCCTGGAAAATATGAGAAGCTTCTTGCAGAATTACAGGATGTTTTCGACCCTTCTCGCAATATGGCCAAATATCGCAACCTCCTCAACAAGCACAACCTGCAGCCGCCAGTCATCCCTCTATTTCCTGTCATTAAGAAAGACCTCACCTTCCTCCATGAGG GAAACAACTCCAAGGTGGACGGTCTGGTGAATTTTGAGAAGTTGAGGATGATTGCGCGAGAGATCAGACACGTGGTTCGAATGGCTTCCATCACCATGGACCCTGCATTGCTTTTTAAGACTAG GAAGAAAAAGTGGAGAAGTCTTGG GTCTCTAAGTCAGGTGAGCAGCTCTTCTCTCTCTGACATCGGAACAATGGGTGGGAAGAGGAAGGGGAGGCGGAGCTCTTTTCTCAGCGCTAAAAAACTCTATGAGGTGGAGATGATGAGCAGACGCGTGCGGCAGTACCTGGACACGCACTCGCACGAGAGTGATGAGGACAAGCTCCACGAACTCTCTTTGCACTGTGAGCCCGCCAACAGCTCCA CACTGAAGAACTCTGGTGAGAGGAGACGAGTGGATGTATCTCCTGTTGGTCAAAGAAGCACCACTCCACAGCAATCTAATGGAAATCATAGTCGCAAGAAATCACTTAGCAAAGACTTACCACCATTTG AAGGGCGGGACAGACAACGAAAGCCACCTGAGGACAGCCAGTCAAATACTTCATCTCTGCTCTCCTCTCCACGTACCTCACCTCACACCACACCAAGAAAAG ccCCACAATTAGTGGTGAGTGAAGCATCAGATCAACTGAGCTTGTTAAGCTCCTCCTCCTCTGATCTCATCATGGTTGATGACCACACACATACTCAACCCCATACGCTTGCACACCCACTCAGCACACATAGAGCTGAACCTGACCAAATAAGCCTGGG ATCCTACTCCTTGACTCAGGATCAGTGTGACCGTGCGTCATTGGATGCAGCAGACAGTGGCCGTGGGAGCTGGACGTCCTGCTCCAGTGGTTCCCATGACAACATCCAAAGTATCCCACAGCGTGTGGGTTATTATGACAATCGCAGCTGGGAGACGCTGTCAGAAGGAATGGGACGTAGTCACGCGACCACACCTACTGGTTACTGGGGTGATGAATTAGAAGGAGACACAGGAACTATAAAACGTAGAGGTGGAAAAGATGAGACTCCAAACACAAACAAGACTACTCCGAGTCGGAGGGAGGGACGCTTTAGAGAGCCGCCGCCCACACCACCTGGTTATACTGCTCTGTCATTGGCTGAGTCAGACACCCACAGTCATGCGCATGGGCGACGCCCACCAGACTACACAGCGGCTCTGCAGAGGTCTCGATTCCTTAAAAGGTCATGTGATCCTCCTCCACTTCACCCATCCAGTAGGTTGCCAGCATACAACCACTGCCAGTCACCACGACGAACACAACCGGAGG AAACCGAGCAAATATCTGCAGTTTAA
- the LOC141316766 gene encoding rap guanine nucleotide exchange factor 2-like isoform X4, which translates to MTTSQSRSSIASDSGSSSLSDIYQATESECGDMDLSGLPETAVDSDEDDDDEDVGRGTDPLMSRDIVRDCLEKDPMDRTDDDIEQLLEFVQQLPAFASLSVSVRRELCAVMVFAVVERAGTIVLNHGEELDSWSVILNGAVEVIYSDGGSESVCMGGSFGVSPSMEKQLMTGVMRTKVDDCQFVCIAQQDYCCILNQVEQNTQRVEEEGEIVMVKEHRELDRTGTRKGHIVVKGTAERLMQHLVEDHSVVDPTYIEDFLLTYRTFLPSPLILGQRLLDWFNDPSLRDKVTRVVLLWVNNHFSDFEGDPDMTSFLEEFQSNLEREKMTGQLRLLNIACAAKAKPRVITINRPAREMPLPFTLIGGAERGTRLFISSVEVGSKAEEAGLKRGDQILEVNGQTFENVQLSKATEILKNNTQLCMSVKTNLLVFKELVARVAEERKNGVPHLPKIGDGKKNSRYSVPELGAGSDVIGQEKVSKKVKAHTVGGRNKLMKILDKTRMSILPQKPYSDLGLGQTQDDSIVGLRQNKQTQPTMAVSGNLSSSNPDLAQGQQRIIDYSTQPPAPGFTQLQDQVLRVFKADQQSRYFLINRDTTAREAANQAMREFGLTVSPEAYSLCEVSVTQEGVIKQRRLPDQLSKLADRIQLSARYYLKSNMETETLCSDVEAQEMQRESVVPLLSLSSMEIANQLSARNYLLFSSIEPTDYISDLFKLHPQEPPTNLRNFEGLVNQETFWVAIEIVLETNLAKRVKIIKHFIKIALHCRDCKNFNSMFAIISGFNLAPVSRLRSTWERLPGKYEKLLAELQDVFDPSRNMAKYRNLLNKHNLQPPVIPLFPVIKKDLTFLHEGNNSKVDGLVNFEKLRMIAREIRHVVRMASITMDPALLFKTRSLSQVSSSSLSDIGTMGGKRKGRRSSFLSAKKLYEVEMMSRRVRQYLDTHSHESDEDKLHELSLHCEPANSSTLKNSGERRRVDVSPVGQRSTTPQQSNGNHSRKKSLSKDLPPFEEGRDRQRKPPEDSQSNTSSLLSSPRTSPHTTPRKAPQLVVSEASDQLSLLSSSSSDLIMVDDHTHTQPHTLAHPLSTHRAEPDQISLGSYSLTQDQCDRASLDAADSGRGSWTSCSSGSHDNIQSIPQRVGYYDNRSWETLSEGMGRSHATTPTGYWGDELEGDTGTIKRRGGKDETPNTNKTTPSRREGRFREPPPTPPGYTALSLAESDTHSHAHGRRPPDYTAALQRSRFLKRSCDPPPLHPSSRLPAYNHCQSPRRTQPEETEQISAV; encoded by the exons ATGACTACCAGCCAATCACGTTCCAGCATCGCCAGCGATTCAGGAAGTAGCAGCCTATCAGATATTTACCAG GCCACTGAAAGTGAATGTGGAGACATGGATCTGAGTGGGCTTCCTGAAACAGCGGTTGACTcggatgaggatgatgatgacgAGGACGTAGGAAGGGGAACGGACCCTCTTATGAGTCGAGATATCGTGAGAGACTGTCTAGAGAAAGATCCTATGGAccgtacagatgatgacattg AGCAGTTGCTGGAGTTTGTACAGCAGCTTCCGGCATTTGCCAGTCTGAGTGTTTCGGTGCGGAGGGAGCTCTGTGCCGTCATGGTGTTTGCGGTCGTGGAGAGGGCCGGAACTATCGTGCTTAACCACGGTGAAGAG cTGGACTCATGGTCAGTCATTCTGAATGGAGCAGTAGAGGTGATCTATTCAGACGGCGGCAGTGAGAGTGTGTGTATGGGTGGAAGTTTTGGTGTCTCCCCTTCTATGGAGAAACAGCTGATGACTGGAGTCATGAGGACCAAAGTGGACGATTGTCAG tttgtgTGTATTGCCCAGCAGGACtactgctgcattctgaatcaggTTGAGCAAAACACACAGCGTGTGGAAGAGGAAGGAGAAATCGTCATGGTAAAAGAACACAGAGAACTCGACCGGACAGGCACCCGCAAGGGACACATTGTTGTCAAG GGTACTGCTGAAAGGCTGATGCAGCACTTAGTGGAGGATCATTCAGTTGTCGACCCTACCTATATTGAGGACTTCCTGTTGACCTATCGTACCTTCTTGCCTAGTCCTCTGATTTTGGGACAGAGACTTCTGGATTGGTTCAATGACCCCAGTTTACGGGACAAG GTAACTCGAGTTGTGTTGTTATGGGTTAACAATCACTTTAGTGACTTTGAAGGAGATCCTGATATGACCAGTTTTTTGGAGGAGTTCCAGAGCAATCTGGAAAGGGAG AAAATGACAGGTCAGTTGCGGTTGCTCAACATAGCTTGTGCTGCTAAAGCCAAACCCAGAGTCATTACTATAAATAGGCCTGCTCGAGAGATGCCCCTGCCCTTCACACTTATTGGAGGAGCCGAACGAGGAACGCGTCTCTTTATCAGCAGCGTTGAAGTTGGTAGCAAAGCAGAGGAAGCAGGGCTTAAACGTGGAGACCAG ATATTGGAGGTGAATGGGCAGACGTTTGAGAATGTGCAGTTGTCCAAAGCAACTGAAATTCTCAAAAACAATACGCAGCTCTGTATGAGTGTCAAAACCAACCTCCTGG TCTTCAAGGAGCTGGTGGCCAGGGTAGCAGAGGAAAGAAAAAACGGTGTTCCTCATCTTCCAAAGATTGGTGATGGAAAGAAAAATAGCCGTTATTCTGTACCTGAACTTGGGGCTGGTTCTGATGTAATAGGTCAAGAAAAAGTCAGCAAGAAGGTCAAAGCACATACTGTTGGCGGCCGAAACAAACTCATGAAGATTCTAGACAAGACACGCATGAGCATCCTACCTCAGAAACCTTACAG TGACCTCGGGTTAGGGCAGACTCAGGATGACAGCATTGTGGGATTACGGCAGAACAAACAGACTCAGCCCACTATGGCAGTCAGTGGAAATCTTTCATCCAGTAACCCTGACCTGGCCCAAGGCCAACAACGTATTATTGACTACAGTACACAACCACCAG CACCTGGATTTACTC AATTGCAAGACCAGGTGCTGCGTGTTTTCAAGGCAGACCAGCAAAGTCGTTACTTCCTGATCAATAGGGACACCACAGCAAGAGAGGCAGCCAATCAGGCGATGAGAGAGTTTGGCTTGACTGTAAGTCCTGAAGCCTATTCGCTCTGCGAGGTGTCAGTCACACAGGAGGGAGTTATCAAACAGAGACGACTACCTGATCAACTGTCTAAACTGGCTGATAGGATACAGCTGAGTGCCAG GTACTACCTGAAGAGCAACATGGAGACAGAGACACTGTGTTCGGATGTGGAAGCACAGGAGATGCAGCGAGAATCTGTGGTCCCTTTGTTGTCCTTGAGCTCCATGGAAATAGCCAATCAGCTGTCGGCACGAAACTATCTGCTCTTCTCCAGCATCGAACCAACAGATTACATCAGTGACCTCTTCAAGCTTCATCCACAAGAGCCTCCCACCAACTTGCGCAACTTTGAGGGTCTTGTAAACCAGGAGACCTTCTGGGTTGCCATAGAAATAGTACTAGAAACCAACCTGGCCAAAAGAGTGAAGATCATCAAGCACTTTATAAAGATTGCCCTTCACTGCCGTGACTGCAAGAACTTCAACTCCATGTTCGCTATAATCAG TGGGTTCAATCTAGCGCCTGTTTCTCGGTTGAGATCTACATGGGAACGGTTGCCTGGAAAATATGAGAAGCTTCTTGCAGAATTACAGGATGTTTTCGACCCTTCTCGCAATATGGCCAAATATCGCAACCTCCTCAACAAGCACAACCTGCAGCCGCCAGTCATCCCTCTATTTCCTGTCATTAAGAAAGACCTCACCTTCCTCCATGAGG GAAACAACTCCAAGGTGGACGGTCTGGTGAATTTTGAGAAGTTGAGGATGATTGCGCGAGAGATCAGACACGTGGTTCGAATGGCTTCCATCACCATGGACCCTGCATTGCTTTTTAAGACTAG GTCTCTAAGTCAGGTGAGCAGCTCTTCTCTCTCTGACATCGGAACAATGGGTGGGAAGAGGAAGGGGAGGCGGAGCTCTTTTCTCAGCGCTAAAAAACTCTATGAGGTGGAGATGATGAGCAGACGCGTGCGGCAGTACCTGGACACGCACTCGCACGAGAGTGATGAGGACAAGCTCCACGAACTCTCTTTGCACTGTGAGCCCGCCAACAGCTCCA CACTGAAGAACTCTGGTGAGAGGAGACGAGTGGATGTATCTCCTGTTGGTCAAAGAAGCACCACTCCACAGCAATCTAATGGAAATCATAGTCGCAAGAAATCACTTAGCAAAGACTTACCACCATTTG AAGAAGGGCGGGACAGACAACGAAAGCCACCTGAGGACAGCCAGTCAAATACTTCATCTCTGCTCTCCTCTCCACGTACCTCACCTCACACCACACCAAGAAAAG ccCCACAATTAGTGGTGAGTGAAGCATCAGATCAACTGAGCTTGTTAAGCTCCTCCTCCTCTGATCTCATCATGGTTGATGACCACACACATACTCAACCCCATACGCTTGCACACCCACTCAGCACACATAGAGCTGAACCTGACCAAATAAGCCTGGG ATCCTACTCCTTGACTCAGGATCAGTGTGACCGTGCGTCATTGGATGCAGCAGACAGTGGCCGTGGGAGCTGGACGTCCTGCTCCAGTGGTTCCCATGACAACATCCAAAGTATCCCACAGCGTGTGGGTTATTATGACAATCGCAGCTGGGAGACGCTGTCAGAAGGAATGGGACGTAGTCACGCGACCACACCTACTGGTTACTGGGGTGATGAATTAGAAGGAGACACAGGAACTATAAAACGTAGAGGTGGAAAAGATGAGACTCCAAACACAAACAAGACTACTCCGAGTCGGAGGGAGGGACGCTTTAGAGAGCCGCCGCCCACACCACCTGGTTATACTGCTCTGTCATTGGCTGAGTCAGACACCCACAGTCATGCGCATGGGCGACGCCCACCAGACTACACAGCGGCTCTGCAGAGGTCTCGATTCCTTAAAAGGTCATGTGATCCTCCTCCACTTCACCCATCCAGTAGGTTGCCAGCATACAACCACTGCCAGTCACCACGACGAACACAACCGGAGG AAACCGAGCAAATATCTGCAGTTTAA